GGCCGCCGAGTTCCGCCGGGCGAAAGCCGCTGAGGCTGCCGCCGAAAGTGCCGATCGCGGTACGGACGGCGGAAACGATATAGACGCCGGTCATGCCGTCACGCCGGACTTGCGGATTTCCCACTGGAACTGATCGAAGCCGGTTGCCGGGATGACTTCGCCATCGCGGTCGGCAACCTGGTCGAGACGATCGGCAAGGGCGGTGGCCACATCTTCGCCTTCGCCCAGATATATGCCCCGCGTCATGGTGATGTTCGCCTGTTCGAAGCTGCCCGCTCCGGCGAGCAGGATGCGACGCGTCGGCGCGTCCCGGCCGCACAGCGCCACCACCGCCGGGCTCACCAGATCGGGCGACAGCCGGGCGAAATCATCGTCGGAAAAGATCGTCTCGGTCATGCCTGTCGCGGCGCTGGGCGCAAGGCAGTTGACGTGGATGCCGTAACGCTCGCCCTCTAGTGCTAGCGTCTGCATCAGGCCCACCAACCCCATTTTCGCTGCGCCATAGTTGGACTGGCCGAAATTGCCGTAAAGGCCTGAAGATGATGTGGTGAAGACGATTCGCCCAAAACCCTGCGTGCGCATCTGGTCCCACACCGCCTTGGCGCAGATCGCTGCCCCCATCAGGTGGATCTCCAGTACCAGCCGGAAATCGGCGAGGTCCATCTTGGCGAAGCTCTTGTCGCGCAGGATGCCCGCATTGTTGACGAGGATATCGACGGAACCCCAGCGGTCGGTCGTGGCCGTGACCATCGCGGCGACGGCCGTTTCGTCCGTGACATTGGCGGCAAAAGGCATGGCCTCGCCTCCCGCGGCGGTGATCTCCTTCGCGACACGGGTGGCGGCCTCCT
This window of the Sphingobium sp. EM0848 genome carries:
- a CDS encoding SDR family NAD(P)-dependent oxidoreductase — translated: MTLSLSPLTAIVTGAGGGLGRSHALALARHGARAVVNDLSEEAATRVAKEITAAGGEAMPFAANVTDETAVAAMVTATTDRWGSVDILVNNAGILRDKSFAKMDLADFRLVLEIHLMGAAICAKAVWDQMRTQGFGRIVFTTSSSGLYGNFGQSNYGAAKMGLVGLMQTLALEGERYGIHVNCLAPSAATGMTETIFSDDDFARLSPDLVSPAVVALCGRDAPTRRILLAGAGSFEQANITMTRGIYLGEGEDVATALADRLDQVADRDGEVIPATGFDQFQWEIRKSGVTA